ACATTGAACCATTCCGGCACGGAAAGCAACGGATTGCTGGTTGTGCGGCCAACCTGGACGTTGTCAGGCAGCAGCACAGGTAGGTCTTCGTCCGGAACCAGCACCACACCGCATTTCGGGCAATGGATCACCGGGATGGGGTTGCCCCAGTAGCGCTGGCGGGAAATTCCCCAGTCGCGTAGACGGTAGGTGTGGGTCACCTTGCCGCAGCCTTTTTCCTCTATAAGAGCGGAAATGGCGGCTTTGGCTTCTTCGCTGTCCCGGCCGTCGAAGGGCGCGGAATTCACCAAGATTCCCGGCTCAATGTAAGCTTCGGCCATCTCATCCAGCACCAGGCTTTGCTCCGGGTTTTGGATCACCAGCAGCATGGGGGTGCCGTATTTTTTGGCAAACTCAAAGTCGCGCTGGTCGTGGGCTGGCACAGCCATTACGGCGCCGGTGCCGTAATCCATTAGCACATAGTTTGTTATCCAGATCTGAACCTTGTTTCCGTTGAGAGGGTTGAGGCAGCATCTGCCGCTGAACACACCCTCTTTGGTGGTGTCATCGGCGCCGCGCTGGAATTTACCGGCGTTGATAACCTTATGGCAAAAATCATGCAGGACGTGGTTGTCAGGCTCTTCCGCCAGCCATTTCTGCACCAGCGGATGTTCCGGCGGCAGGGCCATGAAAGTCACTCCATAAACGGTGTCCGGGCGCGTTGTGAACACGCTGATGGCCTCGGAGCCGTCTTCCAGCGGAAAATCGATCAGGGTGCCGGCGCTTTTGCCTATCCAGTTCTTTTGCATGGTGATAACGCGTTCCGGCCAGTCTATAAGCTTGGAAAAATCGAGCAGTTCCTCGGCATAAGCGGTGATGCGGAAAAACCACTGTTCCAGTTCTTTTTGATCCACTTCGCCGTGGCAACGCCAGCAGAGGCCGTTTTCCACCTGCTCGTTGGCCAGCACGGTCTGGCAGTTGTCGCACCAGTTCTGCCAGGATTTTTTGCGGTAAACCAGTCCCTTTTCATAAAGCTTCTTGAAGAGATACTGGCCCCAAACATAGTAATCGGGACGGCAGGTGCTAACCTCGCGTTCCCAGTCCAGGCCAAAACCCATGGGATCAAACTGCTTGCGCATGGCAGCGATGTTTTCCTCTGTGGTGATACGGGGATGGGAATTGTGCTGGATGGCAAAGTTTTCAGCGGGCATGCCGAAAGAATCATAACCCATGGGCTGCATCACGCTGAAGCCCTCCATCATCTTCAGGCGGGCGATGGCGTCGCTGATGGAATAGTTTGAGAAGTGCCCGCAATGCAGCACCCCGGAAGGATAGGGGAACATTGCCAGCACGTAATATTTGGGCTTGCCGGCAACCTCGCCGGGGTTGAAGATCCGCTTATCGCGCCAGATCTTTTGCCACTTAGGCTCTATCTTCGCAAAGGGGTATTCCATCATGTCTCCTTCCGGCCCGGCATTAATGATGCTTTGGGCCTTGTTACAGCATTTGTTATGCTGATTTTTGCAAGGGCGGGTATTTGTCAAGCACAAGCTGACTCAATCCCCATCCCGCGGGATTATTCAAGCCTCATCCCGTCAGGGCTTTTCCGTTCCGGTAAGAGGCTGATGCCGAATCCTCTTTTATATAGCGAAGATTTTCCTTGCCATTTTTACGCCTTTCAGAATTGTGAAATAATGGAAATTTATTTCCCTGCCGTCTGCAGGCGGGGTATTGATTTACAAAGTGAAATGCTTATACAATATTTAGGAGGAGATAACTCACTCATGAAAG
This sequence is a window from Candidatus Cloacimonadota bacterium. Protein-coding genes within it:
- a CDS encoding leucine--tRNA ligase, with the protein product MEYPFAKIEPKWQKIWRDKRIFNPGEVAGKPKYYVLAMFPYPSGVLHCGHFSNYSISDAIARLKMMEGFSVMQPMGYDSFGMPAENFAIQHNSHPRITTEENIAAMRKQFDPMGFGLDWEREVSTCRPDYYVWGQYLFKKLYEKGLVYRKKSWQNWCDNCQTVLANEQVENGLCWRCHGEVDQKELEQWFFRITAYAEELLDFSKLIDWPERVITMQKNWIGKSAGTLIDFPLEDGSEAISVFTTRPDTVYGVTFMALPPEHPLVQKWLAEEPDNHVLHDFCHKVINAGKFQRGADDTTKEGVFSGRCCLNPLNGNKVQIWITNYVLMDYGTGAVMAVPAHDQRDFEFAKKYGTPMLLVIQNPEQSLVLDEMAEAYIEPGILVNSAPFDGRDSEEAKAAISALIEEKGCGKVTHTYRLRDWGISRQRYWGNPIPVIHCPKCGVVLVPDEDLPVLLPDNVQVGRTTSNPLLSVPEWFNVACPQCGAAARRETDTMDTFVDSSWYYARYADPKNDSMPFDPAKAKYWMPVDQYIGGIEHAVMHLLYARFIGKFMRDLGWLDCDEPFSRLLTQGMVTKDGAKMSKSKGNAVDPGYIIDRFGADTLRTFLLFASPPDKDVEWSDDGVMGAFRFLNRVWRLIEGNLDTIKRGLQLTAKPEAVSAPLRELLHSSHSTVKKWLDDCQLRMQYNTAIAAVMEHLNHCVAVKDPAGLSDADLAVYAEACRIIPQMLYPFAPHIAEELWQLLGFTELLHESGLPCYKEKYLVRDLITYVVQINGKLRGKLEVAPDTDPEELKALALEVENVKRSLEGWVVKKVIVVPGKMVSIAAGK